A genome region from Arachidicoccus soli includes the following:
- a CDS encoding exonuclease domain-containing protein has protein sequence MEYAIVDIETTGGYAAGSNITEIAIRIFDGKTVTHSYETLVKPSHNIPLYITALTGIDYEMVCNSPAFEDIAKDVFTMLQGRVFVAHNVNFDYSFLKYHLENAGYIYTAQKLCTVRMARKIKPGLHSYSLGNLCDALGIALNNRHRAGGDVDATVTLFAKLLEWDNEDLITSMLKKGSKEQQLPPNLPKEDFEALPNKPGVYYFRNNKGKVIYVGKAKNLRKRVAQHFTGHNPNPQRQSFLRDIHAITFEICGTELMAFILEALEIKRIWPIYNRALKKYEPKFGLFTYEDLQGYQRLFIGKYNKSLLPVQVFTTREGGINKLYELTRRFGLCADLCRLGSCEICSLVDKKNDLLCTARHPPEQYNKKVEQALSFLQEEMPGFYIIDTGRNNFEKSCIWVEQGNFYGMGYIANDADISSLYEVKDSLTQYHGNHYIMQLIISFICKYPKKVIRLDSAVL, from the coding sequence ATGGAATACGCCATTGTAGATATAGAAACCACAGGCGGTTATGCAGCAGGCAGTAATATTACCGAAATTGCCATCCGTATATTTGATGGCAAGACGGTTACCCACAGCTATGAAACATTGGTAAAGCCTAGTCACAACATCCCATTATACATCACAGCATTAACGGGTATTGATTATGAAATGGTCTGTAATAGCCCGGCATTTGAAGATATAGCTAAGGATGTATTTACCATGCTTCAGGGGCGTGTATTTGTGGCCCATAATGTCAACTTTGACTATTCCTTCCTGAAATATCATTTGGAGAATGCAGGTTACATCTATACGGCGCAAAAATTATGCACCGTAAGAATGGCGAGGAAAATAAAACCGGGATTACACTCATATAGCTTGGGTAATCTCTGCGATGCGCTTGGAATTGCTCTTAATAACAGGCATCGTGCAGGCGGCGATGTAGATGCCACCGTAACTTTGTTTGCCAAACTATTGGAATGGGACAATGAAGATTTGATTACTTCGATGCTTAAGAAAGGCAGCAAGGAGCAACAGCTCCCACCAAACCTACCTAAAGAAGACTTTGAGGCCCTACCAAATAAACCCGGGGTATATTATTTTAGGAATAACAAAGGGAAGGTTATTTATGTGGGCAAAGCTAAAAATTTGCGCAAGCGAGTGGCACAACACTTTACGGGGCATAATCCCAACCCACAACGTCAAAGCTTTCTACGAGATATTCACGCCATCACTTTTGAAATCTGCGGAACGGAACTGATGGCATTTATATTAGAAGCATTGGAAATAAAACGTATATGGCCTATATACAATCGCGCCCTTAAAAAGTATGAGCCTAAGTTCGGGTTGTTTACATATGAGGACTTACAAGGTTACCAGCGTTTATTTATTGGCAAGTATAATAAAAGCTTATTGCCGGTACAGGTATTTACCACAAGGGAGGGAGGCATTAATAAATTATATGAATTGACCAGACGTTTTGGGCTCTGTGCTGATCTATGTCGTCTGGGAAGCTGCGAAATCTGCAGCCTGGTAGATAAGAAGAATGATTTACTCTGTACTGCCCGTCACCCTCCAGAACAGTACAATAAAAAAGTAGAGCAGGCTTTATCTTTTCTCCAAGAAGAAATGCCAGGCTTTTATATCATTGACACCGGTAGAAATAATTTCGAAAAAAGTTGTATCTGGGTGGAGCAGGGTAATTTTTACGGGATGGGCTATATCGCAAATGATGCTGATATCAGTTCTCTATACGAAGTAAAAGACTCCCTGACACAATACCATGGCAATCATTATATCATGCAATTGATTATTTCCTTTATTTGTAAATATCCGAAGAAAGTGATTCGCTTAGATAGTGCAGTTCTTTAG
- a CDS encoding BlaI/MecI/CopY family transcriptional regulator: MQNPIKPTNSELEILQILWEKGPCSVREVHEILEAKKAVGYTTTLKLMQIMCEKNILARDVSAKTHVYKTAISQKTTQRQAVQKMIQTMFKGSPSGLVMQALGNHNTSKEELDAIRSYLNELENSLPLDTTKNKTKKQK; encoded by the coding sequence GTGCAAAACCCAATCAAGCCCACGAATAGTGAATTAGAAATCCTGCAAATTCTTTGGGAAAAAGGACCTTGCAGTGTGCGTGAAGTTCATGAAATATTAGAAGCCAAAAAAGCTGTTGGCTATACTACTACTTTGAAGCTAATGCAGATAATGTGTGAGAAAAATATTTTGGCCCGTGATGTCTCTGCAAAAACACATGTATATAAAACAGCCATCTCTCAAAAAACTACACAGAGGCAAGCTGTACAAAAAATGATTCAAACAATGTTTAAAGGATCTCCGTCTGGCTTAGTGATGCAAGCTTTAGGGAATCACAATACTTCAAAAGAAGAACTGGATGCGATAAGAAGTTATTTAAATGAATTGGAAAATTCTCTGCCTTTAGATACAACAAAGAACAAAACGAAAAAACAGAAATAA
- a CDS encoding transposase, whose product MKTRLFTEEFKKKAVELSVSRGTVKDVAEELGIRAELLSKWRNNPLYNGGYLLADNTNMNK is encoded by the coding sequence ATGAAGACAAGATTGTTCACAGAAGAGTTCAAAAAAAAGGCAGTAGAACTGTCAGTAAGCCGAGGTACTGTTAAAGATGTAGCCGAAGAATTAGGCATACGTGCTGAGTTGCTTAGCAAATGGCGCAATAATCCGTTATATAACGGAGGCTATTTATTGGCAGATAATACCAATATGAATAAATAA
- a CDS encoding helix-turn-helix domain-containing protein has translation MSLPKQIHIVESIGELRKLQKASIPMIANRIKALIEFKKHEQKGISKRAVADNIGVNQNSVQTWRTMYINGGIEAVLNYQKQAGRPSGITKAEHKQIEAKLKDPKNGLRGYVELLDWMESEFNKTFAYNTVLKYCYRHFNSKIKVARKSHIKKDEEAVSTFKKTLVKPVKK, from the coding sequence ATGTCGTTACCCAAACAAATACATATAGTCGAAAGTATCGGAGAATTGCGCAAACTACAAAAGGCTTCGATTCCTATGATTGCCAATAGGATAAAAGCCCTAATAGAGTTTAAAAAACATGAGCAAAAAGGCATTTCCAAAAGAGCCGTAGCCGATAACATTGGCGTAAATCAAAACAGTGTGCAAACTTGGCGCACGATGTATATAAATGGAGGGATAGAAGCGGTTTTAAACTATCAAAAGCAGGCCGGCCGTCCATCAGGCATTACCAAAGCAGAGCATAAACAAATAGAAGCAAAATTAAAAGATCCTAAAAATGGCTTACGGGGCTATGTAGAGTTATTGGACTGGATGGAATCGGAATTTAATAAAACCTTTGCGTACAATACTGTTTTAAAATATTGCTATCGCCATTTTAATTCAAAGATAAAGGTAGCCCGCAAAAGTCATATCAAAAAAGACGAAGAGGCTGTGTCCACTTTTAAAAAAACTTTAGTCAAACCTGTCAAAAAATAG
- a CDS encoding transposase, giving the protein MSPTYGVNSSHHYATIIMDSDKEHILDLQEGRREKDLKTLLYLLSGQETLPDLNIVNMDMWKPYMNVIKEVAPQATIVHDNFHVVKKLTEAIDNTRKKELKNCDLLKFQKFNVLKNSENRSDQQKKLFTELAATNINTTKAWQVRENYKVLWSYINLNKETAKDLIKTWIDNSKIYAIEHVNKALNTIEAHIEGIADALMTRTSSGLHENTNGRIQSIVARARGFANFERFRINALFYYGNLQYNH; this is encoded by the coding sequence ATGTCTCCAACTTATGGGGTTAATTCCAGTCATCATTATGCAACTATAATAATGGACAGCGACAAAGAGCATATTCTGGATTTGCAGGAAGGCAGAAGGGAAAAAGATTTGAAAACGCTGTTATATCTACTTTCTGGACAAGAAACCTTACCTGACTTAAATATTGTAAATATGGATATGTGGAAGCCGTATATGAATGTAATTAAAGAAGTCGCTCCACAGGCAACGATCGTCCATGATAACTTTCATGTGGTGAAAAAGCTAACAGAAGCTATCGATAACACAAGAAAAAAAGAACTAAAGAATTGCGACTTGTTGAAGTTCCAGAAGTTCAACGTCCTGAAGAACAGTGAAAATCGGTCAGATCAACAAAAGAAACTGTTTACTGAGCTTGCGGCTACTAATATAAACACAACAAAGGCTTGGCAGGTTCGTGAAAATTATAAGGTGTTATGGAGTTATATTAATTTGAATAAAGAAACCGCAAAGGATCTTATAAAAACCTGGATAGATAACTCAAAGATATATGCAATTGAACATGTAAACAAGGCTCTAAACACCATTGAAGCTCATATAGAGGGAATTGCTGATGCATTAATGACAAGAACTTCAAGTGGATTACATGAAAATACAAATGGTAGAATCCAATCAATTGTAGCAAGAGCGAGAGGATTTGCTAATTTTGAGAGGTTCAGAATTAACGCATTGTTTTATTATGGAAATTTACAATACAACCATTAA
- a CDS encoding IS3 family transposase yields MKNPSLRKGTSGNKTGKRNTKKSTGHFLQKRTEYYEFIKSNERNYSVIKMCKVLHISSSAYYRWRKCPDKNQSPASKALEQKVVEVYNCSHKRYGSPRIKAELNNNGLQISLKTVAKIMRRRGLKSIVRKRYRVCTTDSNHSYPVSENLLNRDFSTDLPSRKWVSDLTNIPTYEGWLYVTIVMDLFDRKVIGWSFSSDMRACNTTVRALQMALINPSAGKEMLFHSDRGVQYACELFRKKIASWNITQSMSRKGNCWDNAPSESFFKTLKTELVYQQTFGTRKEAGSAIFDFIEIWYNRKRRHSSLNYQTPYEKEIKYLNRYA; encoded by the coding sequence ATTAAAAATCCGTCGCTTAGAAAAGGAACTTCGGGAAATAAAACAGGAAAGCGAAATACTAAAAAAAGCACTGGGCATTTTCTCCAGAAACGAACGGAGTATTACGAATTTATAAAATCCAATGAACGGAATTATTCAGTAATAAAGATGTGTAAAGTGCTGCATATCAGCAGCAGCGCTTATTACAGATGGAGAAAATGCCCTGATAAGAATCAATCCCCTGCTAGCAAAGCATTGGAACAAAAAGTAGTGGAAGTGTATAATTGTAGCCATAAAAGATACGGTAGCCCCCGCATTAAAGCGGAACTAAACAATAACGGATTACAAATATCTTTAAAAACAGTAGCTAAAATCATGCGTAGAAGAGGCCTGAAAAGTATTGTAAGAAAACGCTATCGGGTATGTACAACCGATTCGAACCATAGTTATCCTGTGAGCGAGAATTTGCTGAATCGTGATTTTTCGACCGATTTACCTTCCCGCAAATGGGTAAGTGATTTGACAAATATACCCACCTATGAGGGTTGGTTGTATGTAACAATAGTGATGGATTTGTTTGACAGAAAAGTCATCGGTTGGTCTTTTTCATCTGATATGAGGGCTTGTAATACAACCGTAAGAGCCCTGCAAATGGCATTAATCAACCCTTCTGCAGGTAAAGAAATGTTGTTTCACTCTGATAGAGGAGTACAATACGCCTGTGAACTTTTCAGAAAAAAAATTGCAAGCTGGAATATTACACAGAGCATGAGCCGAAAGGGAAACTGTTGGGATAACGCACCCTCAGAAAGTTTTTTTAAGACTTTAAAAACAGAATTGGTGTATCAGCAAACTTTCGGTACAAGAAAAGAGGCAGGATCTGCTATCTTTGACTTTATTGAGATTTGGTATAACAGAAAAAGAAGGCATTCTTCTCTTAATTATCAAACACCTTATGAAAAGGAAATAAAATATCTTAATCGATATGCATAG
- the dinB gene encoding DNA polymerase IV, with protein sequence MELRQIVHCDLDTFFVSVERLLNRDLIGKPVLVGGFSDRAVVASCSYEARSFGVHSAMPMRLARQICPQAIIVRGDHDQYSRFSRMVTEIIEERTPTVEKASIDEHYLDISGMDKFFGCWKWAQELRQKIIHETHLPISFGLSANKTVSKIATGEAKPCNERRIHTGTEKLFLAPLSIRKIPMVGAKTYMQLRNMGISKIQTLQEMEAATMQRVLGQNGIAIWKKANGIDNTPVLAYSEQKSMSKEQTFETDTIDMELLKRVLAQMVDELSFDLRKENKVTGCITLKIRYSNFETFTKQMKINYTCSEKTLAEKALDLFEKLYTKRMLIRLIGIKFSDLVAGAYQIDLFNDVQEDLNLMQTMDRIRIRFGQDKVMRAGCFYPKKIKF encoded by the coding sequence ATGGAACTGCGACAAATAGTACATTGCGATTTAGATACTTTTTTTGTATCTGTAGAACGCCTGTTAAACAGAGATCTAATTGGTAAACCCGTATTGGTGGGAGGGTTTTCCGATCGTGCCGTTGTGGCTTCCTGCTCCTATGAAGCCAGGAGTTTCGGCGTGCATTCCGCTATGCCCATGCGGCTAGCCAGGCAAATTTGTCCACAAGCAATTATTGTCCGGGGTGACCACGACCAGTACAGTAGGTTTTCCCGAATGGTGACAGAGATTATCGAAGAAAGGACGCCCACCGTAGAAAAAGCCTCCATCGACGAACATTACCTGGACATTTCCGGTATGGACAAATTTTTTGGTTGTTGGAAATGGGCGCAGGAATTGCGACAAAAAATCATACATGAAACACATCTCCCTATCTCCTTTGGCCTATCTGCTAATAAAACAGTAAGCAAAATTGCCACAGGCGAAGCCAAGCCCTGCAATGAGAGAAGGATTCATACCGGAACAGAAAAACTGTTTTTAGCGCCTTTATCCATCCGTAAAATACCGATGGTTGGTGCCAAAACCTATATGCAGCTACGTAATATGGGCATCTCTAAAATACAAACTCTGCAGGAAATGGAAGCTGCCACAATGCAGCGTGTTTTGGGGCAAAATGGTATTGCTATCTGGAAAAAAGCCAACGGCATTGACAATACGCCCGTGCTGGCTTATTCCGAGCAAAAGAGCATGAGCAAGGAACAGACGTTTGAAACTGATACCATTGATATGGAATTACTCAAACGTGTCCTTGCACAAATGGTGGATGAGCTATCCTTTGATTTACGAAAGGAAAATAAAGTAACAGGCTGTATCACTTTAAAGATCCGCTATTCCAATTTTGAAACCTTTACCAAACAGATGAAAATCAATTACACCTGTTCCGAGAAAACACTAGCTGAGAAGGCCTTGGATTTATTCGAAAAACTCTATACCAAAAGGATGCTCATTCGTTTAATCGGTATTAAATTCAGTGATTTAGTAGCGGGGGCTTATCAGATAGACTTATTCAATGATGTGCAGGAAGATTTAAACCTGATGCAGACGATGGACAGGATACGCATACGTTTCGGGCAGGATAAAGTAATGCGGGCTGGTTGTTTTTACCCCAAGAAAATAAAATTTTGA
- a CDS encoding DNA polymerase III subunit alpha, with the protein MLLNVHSYYSLRYGTMSPEQLLEEMLHLGYGSAVLTDINNSSAVLGFIKLAKEKGLHGVAGMEFRNGNKLLYIGIAKNPHGFKELNDLMTQANKTVVPLPDVAPALDNAFIVYPYGSILPKALKENEYIGIKVRQLNRIITEPTSFHEKYVVLQTVSFRQEDYRLHKQLRAIDNNLLISQLQPQQIAETDEIMISKVDLLEHYKNFPKLINNTNYLLQQCSFDLDFKAVKNKKTFTGNRYDDKNLLYKYTMDGFFHRYDSVDKIARARVLKELEIIDHLNFCAYFLITDDICRYARNKKYHYVGRGSGANSIVAYCLGITDVDPIALNLYFERFLNPKRKTPPDFDIDFSWNERDDIYDYIFHRYQSGHVALMGAMSTFRSRSIIRELGKVYGLPKAEIDRMIHEPDHMLNKNEVTNMILSVYSQMADFPNQRTIHASGILISELPITNYCALDYPPKGLPTAQFDMYVAEDIGFEKFDILSQRGIGHIRDCREIIQQNKGETVITDNPQRFFKDEKIAQQLKSANSIGCFYIESPAMRQLLTKLQCDNYLTLVAASSIIRPGVASSGMMKAYIERHHDPSKAFYPHPVFKEQLEDTYGVMVYQEDVMKIGHYYGGLDMAEADVLRRLMSGKSRTPEMMEVIRKKFFSNCIAKEYPEATSKEIWRQMESFAGYSFNKAHSASFAVESYQSLYLKTYYPLEFMVAVLNNYGGFYQRKVYVNEAKKAGANICLPCINKSNYNTRIEGKDLYLGFDGLLNLENNLARLIPEERKRNGDYTSLENFVLRTGTGLEQMIVLIRCGALRFTGTGKKELLWEVHLLLSHSKMQRQENNLFENSIKKPVLPQLETSLLEDIYDELELIGFPISATMFDLTRSDYRGTAFALDLTRREGETVRIVGDFVCEKDVKARNGQRMKFGTFLDSKGDFIDTVHFPQQLRQYPLLGNGIYLIQGRVALDFGCPMIEVEKCAKMPLQPDPRSV; encoded by the coding sequence ATGCTCCTTAATGTCCATAGTTATTACAGTCTGCGTTATGGGACTATGAGTCCTGAACAACTCTTGGAAGAGATGCTGCACTTGGGCTATGGCAGTGCTGTGCTTACGGACATCAATAACAGTTCCGCAGTACTGGGTTTTATTAAACTTGCTAAAGAAAAAGGCTTGCACGGGGTAGCAGGAATGGAGTTTCGCAATGGCAATAAATTATTATACATTGGGATAGCAAAAAACCCGCATGGCTTTAAAGAACTGAATGATTTAATGACTCAGGCCAATAAAACCGTGGTTCCGTTGCCAGACGTAGCCCCTGCACTGGATAACGCTTTTATTGTTTATCCTTATGGCAGCATACTCCCGAAAGCATTAAAAGAGAATGAATATATCGGCATTAAAGTCAGACAGCTTAATAGAATAATTACAGAACCTACCTCTTTTCATGAAAAGTATGTGGTTCTGCAAACCGTATCTTTCCGTCAGGAAGATTATAGGCTACATAAACAGTTAAGAGCGATTGACAACAACTTATTAATCTCCCAATTACAACCGCAACAAATAGCAGAAACCGATGAAATAATGATATCAAAAGTGGACTTATTAGAACACTATAAGAATTTCCCTAAACTCATTAATAACACCAACTATCTATTGCAGCAATGCAGTTTTGATTTAGATTTTAAAGCCGTTAAAAATAAAAAGACCTTTACCGGTAACCGTTATGATGATAAAAATCTGTTGTATAAGTATACGATGGACGGCTTTTTCCATCGATACGACTCAGTTGACAAGATTGCCCGCGCCCGCGTCTTAAAAGAACTAGAGATTATTGACCACTTAAATTTCTGCGCTTACTTCTTGATTACTGATGACATCTGCCGTTATGCAAGAAATAAAAAATACCACTATGTAGGGCGCGGCAGTGGCGCCAACAGCATTGTGGCGTATTGTCTCGGCATTACAGACGTTGACCCTATCGCCTTAAATTTATATTTTGAACGATTCTTAAACCCCAAGAGGAAAACACCCCCTGATTTTGATATTGATTTTTCATGGAACGAAAGGGATGATATATATGATTATATCTTTCATCGCTACCAAAGTGGGCATGTGGCACTGATGGGTGCGATGAGCACTTTTCGCTCCCGTTCCATCATCAGAGAATTGGGTAAAGTATATGGTTTGCCAAAGGCAGAGATTGACCGGATGATTCATGAACCTGATCATATGCTCAACAAAAACGAGGTTACCAATATGATTTTGTCCGTTTATAGTCAGATGGCGGACTTCCCCAACCAAAGAACCATTCACGCCTCAGGCATCTTAATATCTGAACTGCCGATAACTAATTATTGCGCACTGGATTATCCTCCAAAAGGATTGCCTACAGCACAGTTCGATATGTATGTAGCTGAAGATATTGGCTTTGAAAAATTTGACATTTTGTCCCAAAGAGGTATCGGGCATATCCGTGACTGTAGGGAAATCATCCAACAAAATAAGGGCGAAACCGTTATTACAGACAACCCACAGCGTTTCTTTAAGGATGAAAAAATTGCACAACAATTAAAGTCTGCCAACAGTATTGGCTGTTTTTATATTGAAAGTCCTGCGATGCGCCAGCTTTTGACTAAGTTGCAATGCGATAATTATCTAACACTTGTTGCAGCCAGTTCGATAATTCGTCCGGGCGTGGCCTCCTCAGGCATGATGAAAGCTTATATTGAAAGGCATCACGACCCCTCAAAAGCCTTTTATCCACATCCTGTTTTCAAAGAGCAGCTAGAAGATACATATGGAGTGATGGTCTATCAGGAGGATGTCATGAAAATCGGGCATTATTACGGCGGCCTGGATATGGCGGAGGCCGATGTCTTACGCAGGCTGATGTCGGGTAAAAGCCGCACACCGGAAATGATGGAAGTCATCAGAAAAAAATTCTTTAGTAATTGTATAGCAAAAGAATATCCCGAAGCAACGAGTAAAGAAATCTGGCGGCAGATGGAATCTTTTGCAGGTTATAGTTTTAATAAAGCGCATAGTGCAAGTTTTGCCGTGGAGAGCTATCAAAGTCTTTACCTGAAAACCTATTATCCACTGGAATTTATGGTTGCAGTACTCAATAACTATGGTGGCTTTTATCAAAGAAAAGTTTATGTGAACGAGGCAAAAAAAGCAGGTGCGAATATTTGCTTACCATGCATCAACAAAAGCAATTACAATACAAGGATTGAAGGCAAGGATTTGTATCTGGGTTTTGATGGTTTACTGAATTTAGAAAACAACCTGGCAAGATTGATTCCAGAAGAAAGAAAACGTAATGGTGATTATACCAGCCTCGAAAATTTTGTGTTGCGCACCGGTACAGGGTTGGAACAGATGATTGTCTTGATTCGTTGCGGTGCATTACGGTTTACCGGAACGGGTAAAAAAGAATTACTCTGGGAGGTACATCTATTATTAAGTCATAGTAAAATGCAACGGCAGGAAAACAATCTTTTCGAAAACAGTATAAAAAAACCAGTGTTACCCCAACTGGAAACTTCTCTGCTTGAAGATATTTATGACGAGCTAGAATTGATAGGTTTTCCGATATCAGCAACAATGTTTGATTTAACGAGAAGTGATTATAGGGGAACGGCATTTGCCCTTGATTTAACACGTCGCGAAGGAGAAACAGTACGCATAGTGGGCGATTTTGTTTGCGAGAAAGATGTCAAAGCGAGAAATGGTCAACGTATGAAATTTGGAACCTTTCTGGACAGCAAAGGCGATTTTATAGATACGGTACATTTTCCACAGCAACTGAGACAATATCCTTTATTGGGTAACGGCATTTATTTAATACAAGGAAGAGTGGCTTTGGACTTCGGTTGCCCAATGATTGAAGTTGAAAAGTGTGCGAAAATGCCCCTGCAGCCAGATCCGAGAAGTGTGTAA
- a CDS encoding IS630 family transposase — protein MYFQDESRFGLFTKNGKALTARGVKPICPFQQVFQSTYLFGAFSPITGDKLLLELPHCNADWFQIFLDHLSNLHPNEYKIVVLDNGAFHHSKKLKIPENISLLFLPPYSPELNPAEKMWAKYKRAFTNRLHKSLEQLSIFIEEVVKNTSKDIVISTCAYSYIFEGLFWTN, from the coding sequence TTGTATTTTCAAGATGAGAGCCGTTTTGGCTTATTTACTAAAAATGGAAAAGCCCTAACCGCAAGAGGTGTCAAGCCTATCTGTCCCTTTCAACAAGTATTCCAGTCCACCTATTTATTCGGAGCGTTTTCGCCCATTACCGGCGATAAATTGCTGCTGGAACTGCCCCATTGCAACGCCGATTGGTTTCAAATATTCTTAGATCATTTATCCAATCTCCATCCAAATGAATATAAAATTGTAGTATTGGATAATGGAGCTTTTCATCATTCCAAGAAATTAAAAATTCCCGAGAATATTTCACTGCTTTTTTTGCCACCTTATAGTCCGGAACTAAACCCTGCAGAAAAAATGTGGGCAAAGTATAAAAGGGCTTTTACCAATAGGCTACACAAATCATTGGAGCAACTCAGTATATTCATAGAAGAAGTGGTAAAAAATACTTCAAAAGATATCGTCATTTCTACTTGTGCATATAGCTATATTTTTGAAGGACTATTTTGGACTAATTAA